The following is a genomic window from Dehalogenimonas sp. 4OHTPN.
TGTGGGCATATTTGGGTTACCAGAGTTCCATACCCTCTCAGTTTGTCCGAATTGCCAAAGCCATTGCTTGAATAAGGCAAGAATACGATGTGATTTTAACTGAAAACGAATACCAATTTTGGACGAAATCCTCAATTAGCAGGGCAAGTCGAGACTAGTGATAATGGGCATGTCCAGAACTAAAAGCTCTAAATATCAGCCGAATACAAACTTAACCGAGCGGTTCGATAGGTGACAAGGCAACAAACAAAATGGAGACCGCGCCCATGAACATTTTATTGGTTTGTCAGCGCCCTTGGGACAGTCCCTTTTATGGAGGCTTTTTGGTTGGCTTATAATGGTTTGTACACGCCTCAGCTTCTAAGTAATTTGCCGATTGGCTTATATTTAAGTCGGGAGGTCGGAGATGAAAAATCAGGACAAACTCAGTGAATACAAAGCCAAGCGGGACTTCCAGAAGACCGCCGAACCGCCGCCGGAAACCGCCGCGCCGTCTGAAAAGCCGGTATTCGTCGTTCAAAAGCATGCCGCTTCCCGCCTGCATTACGATCTGCGCCTGGAGATCGACGGCGTACTGAAGAGCTGGGCGGTGCCCAAGGGGCCGTCAATGGACCCGGAGGTCAAGCACCTGGCGGTGCCCACCGAGGATCATCCCATGGCCTATGGCGGTTTTGAAGGAACGATACCGCAGGGTGAATACGGCGCCGGTACGGTCATGGTCTGGGACACCGGCACCTACCGGAATATTAAAGCCGAGAAACCCAGGCCGGAGTCGATGGCGGAATCATTCGACGAGGGCAGAATAGAAGTGTTTCTCGAGGGCAAAAAACTGGCGGGGCGTTTCGCGCTGATCAAGACCGCCCGCGGCTGGCTGTTTTTCAAAATGAAAGATGAATACGCCCGCGCCGGCGATATCACCGCCGAGGCGCCGGACTCGGCCATTTCCGGCCGAAATCTGGAACAAATCACCGCCGGCCGGTGAATCGTTTGCCCGTCTCCCCCGCGGATAGTAGAATAATGCCGGATACTGCTTCACGGAGGCGTTATTGCCGAACCAGATTACGGACGACCTGGGAGCCCTGCTCGATATGCTGCCGCCGGAAATCCGGCGGCCGCTTGGCCAGCAAACCGATTTAGCCCAACTGCTTGAAGTTGTCATGGATCTCGGACGGGTGCCTGAGGCACGGTTCCCCGGCCGGGAAATCATCCTCCGGCCTGAAGAAATCTCCGAAGAGGACATCGATTACGTTACCGCCCGAGTCAGCGCCTTCGGCGGCGACAACCGCGCCGGCATCGAACGCACATTACACCGCATCTCGGCCATCAGAAACCGAAAAGGCAAAATCATCGGTCTGACCTGCCGGGTCGGGCGGGCGGTGTTCGGGACGATTAAGATCATCGAGGACCTGATTCAATCTGGCAGCAGCGTCCTGCTTCTGGGCAGGCCGGGCGTCGGCAAGACCACCATGCTGCGGGAGGTGGCCCGCGTCCTGGCCGATGACTTAAAAAAGCGCGTCGTTATCGTTGACACTTCCAACGAGATAGCCGGAGACGGCGATATCCCCCATCCGGCGATCGGCCGCGCCCGCCGCATGCAGGTGTCCGAACCCGACCGGCAGCACGCGGTGATGATCGAGGCGGTTGAAAACCACATGCCGGAAGTCATCGTGATAGACGAGATCGGCACCGAGCTTGAAGCTTTAGCCGCCCGGACTATCGCCGAGCGCGGCGTGCAGCTAGTAGGCACCGCCCACGGCAACACCCTGGAAAATCTGATGCAGAACCCGACGCTGGCGGATCTGATCGGCGGCATCCAGGCGGTAACCCTGGGCGACGAGGAAGCCAGGCGACGCGGCACTCAAAAAACAGTCCTGGAGCGTAAGGCGCCGCCGACTTTTGATATCATCGTCGAAATTCAGGAAAGAGACCGGGTGGCGGTTCACGGCAACACTTCAGAAGCGGTTGACGCTATACTGCGCGGTATCCCGGAAGCGACCGAGATCCGTTCCATCGATGACAACGGCCTGGTCACCACCACTTCAGCCCAGCCGGATACCGATCATCCCGAACGAGCCCACCGCCTGCCTTCGCCGGCGGCGGCGGACACACCCAGGCTGTATCTTTTCGGGATCAATCGAAGCCGCCTGGAACAGGTCGCCGAAGAAATGCGGGTAAGTCTCAACATCACCGAGCGCCTGAGCGATGCCGGGATGCTGGTCACCTCAAAGAATTATTTCCGCCGCCGGCCGCAGCGGATACGGGACGCCGAGGCGCACAACCTGCCGGTCTATGTCCTTAAGAGCCATACCCCCGCCCAGTTCCGCCAGTTCCTCGGCATGCTGTCCCGCCGGGAGCCGGAGATAGCCCAGGAATCCGGCGCTTTGGATCAGGCGATAATGGAAGCTGAAGAAGCGGTACACCGGGTCAAAAGCGGCAACGACAAAGTTGAGTTATCCCCTCAGGGCGCCTACATCCGCCGGCTGCAGCACCTGGTTGCCGAACGCGCCAACCTGAAATCTGGCAGCGAGGGCCGCGAGCCCAACCGAAGGGTCAACATCTTCAAGGAGTGACGATGCCCCTGTTTATTACCTTTGAAGGCGGCGAGGGCTCCGGCAAGAGCACTCAGGCCGGATTACTAGCCAAGCGCCTGGAAGCTCAAGGCGTCAGCGTATTATTGACCTGCGAGCCGGGCGGCACCGAGTTAGGCGACCGTATCTCAAATCTGCTCAAATGGGGCGACGGTATCTCCATCAGCCCGATTGCCGAGCTGATGTTATTCAATGCTTCCCGGGCTGAACTGGTGAGCCGGGTGATCAAACCAGCCCTGGATGCCGGTCAGGTGGTGGTCAGCGACAGGTTCGCCGACTCATCGCTGGTATATCAGGGCTACGGCCGGGGGCTGCCCCTTGCCTCTGTCAGAGCTGCATCATCGATCGCGGCTCAAGGATTAATACCGGACATCACCTTCTTGCTGGATGTCCCGACCGAACATGGTTTCGCCCGGAAAGGGTCGGCTAAAACTGATCGTATCGAACAAGAGCACGCCGATTTTCACCGCCGGGTTCGCGACGGCTACCTGGCAGCGGCGCGGGCTGAACCCGACCGCTGGGTCATCGTCAACGGAACGCTGCCTGAAGCAACCGTCACCGAGCATATTTGGCAGGCCGTCCAGGCAAGACTTTCACAACGAACTGGATAGTTGAGTGATCAAACCCCAGGCAATAACCGCGATGAGCGGCGGCGTGGACTCCTCCGTTAGCGCCATGCTCCTCAAACGAGCCGGTTTCTCCGTTCTCGGCCTGACGATGCGCCTCCTTGGCCAAACACAGGAAAAAGCCGCCGAGCGCGCCGCCGCGGTGGCTGAATACCTCGGCATCGAACACCGGGTCATTGATTTCACCGAGAAATTCCAATCCAGCGTTATCGACTATTTCTGCGCCGAATACGCCGGCGGGCGCACCCCGAATCCCTGTGTCGTCTGTAACAGGCAAATCAAATTCGGCGCTTTGCTGGAGGCGGCTGATTCACTCGGCATCAGGTACCTGGCGACCGGGCATTATGCCCGTATCGAGCCGTCTGCTTCAGGGTATCGCCTGCTTGAGGCCGCCGACGGGGCCAAAGACCAGTCATATTTCCTGTACAGCCTGGACCAGCGGCAGCTCGGCCGGGCCCTTTTTCCACTCGGCTTTTTGTCAAAATCACAAGTCCGGGAGCTGGCAGAATCAGCCGGACTGCCTTCGTTCCCAAGCGAAAGCCAGGACATTTGCTTTCTGGGCGGTCAGGATTACGGCTCGTTTTTATTGAACCGAGCCGATGCCGCGCCGGGTGAAATCATCGAACCGGGAGGCAAAGTGATCGGCAGGCACCGCGGGCTGGTTCATTATACCGTGGGCCAGCGCCACGGACTCGGCATTTCTTCCCCCGTGCCGAAATTCGTCCTCGGGGTTGAGCCAGCGACCAACCGGTTAATCATAGGTGAGGAAAAAGATCTTTATAGGCACAGCGCCAGGATTCAGGATGTCTCCTGGATCAGCGGATACCCCCCGTCGGACGCCTCCGGCTTATCCGCCAGGATCCGCTACCGGATGCGGAAAGTACCGCTGCGGTCTATTGAGGTGTTCCCCGACCGGACGGCGGCGCTCGGCTTTTCTGAGCCGGTGCGCGGCGTAGCGCCGGGCCAGTCCGCGGTTATCTACCTGGGGTGTGAAGTTCTGGGCGGGGGAATTATCTGCGCATGAAGACCGGCATTGACAGATACCCGGAGTTCAGGGAGGAGAACCTGCTCCGCGCCCAGGGAATCAGCCTCATCGCGGGCGTGGATGAAGCCGGCCGCGGCTGCCTGGCGGGCCCGGTGGTCGCCGGCGCGGTCATCCTGACCAAGCGGCGCCGTTGCGGGTGGCTGAAGGATGTCAGAGACAGCAAACTGCTGCCGCCGGAAGCGAGGGAGGAACTGTTCAAGGCAATTGTCACCGATTCTTTGAGCTTTGGCGCCGGCATCGTCTCCCATTGCTATATAGATGCCTGGGGTATCGTCTCAGCCACCCGGTTGGCGATGAGGCTGGCGATTGAAAGCCTGTCGGTGCCGCCGCAGGCGCTGCTGATTGATTATCTCACCCTGCCGGAAATAGCCTGTCCCCAAAAAGGGATCGTTGACGGCGACGCGAAGTGCGTTTCAATCGCCTGCGCCTCGATTGTGGCCAAAGTGACCAGGGACAGACTGATGGCGCGCCTGGACCGCCGGTTCAGCGCCTACGGTTTCTTAAGGCACAAGGGCTACGGCACGGCCGACCATTTCGAAAGATTGGATGCCCTCGGGCCTTCTTCAATCCACCGGCGGAGTTTCGCGCCGGTGTCGGACCTGCGAAGGTTATTGTGAAACGGCAGCAAACCGGCCGGCTGGCGGAGTCACT
Proteins encoded in this region:
- the mnmA gene encoding tRNA 2-thiouridine(34) synthase MnmA → MIKPQAITAMSGGVDSSVSAMLLKRAGFSVLGLTMRLLGQTQEKAAERAAAVAEYLGIEHRVIDFTEKFQSSVIDYFCAEYAGGRTPNPCVVCNRQIKFGALLEAADSLGIRYLATGHYARIEPSASGYRLLEAADGAKDQSYFLYSLDQRQLGRALFPLGFLSKSQVRELAESAGLPSFPSESQDICFLGGQDYGSFLLNRADAAPGEIIEPGGKVIGRHRGLVHYTVGQRHGLGISSPVPKFVLGVEPATNRLIIGEEKDLYRHSARIQDVSWISGYPPSDASGLSARIRYRMRKVPLRSIEVFPDRTAALGFSEPVRGVAPGQSAVIYLGCEVLGGGIICA
- a CDS encoding ribonuclease HII, with protein sequence MKTGIDRYPEFREENLLRAQGISLIAGVDEAGRGCLAGPVVAGAVILTKRRRCGWLKDVRDSKLLPPEAREELFKAIVTDSLSFGAGIVSHCYIDAWGIVSATRLAMRLAIESLSVPPQALLIDYLTLPEIACPQKGIVDGDAKCVSIACASIVAKVTRDRLMARLDRRFSAYGFLRHKGYGTADHFERLDALGPSSIHRRSFAPVSDLRRLL
- a CDS encoding R3H domain-containing nucleic acid-binding protein; translated protein: MPNQITDDLGALLDMLPPEIRRPLGQQTDLAQLLEVVMDLGRVPEARFPGREIILRPEEISEEDIDYVTARVSAFGGDNRAGIERTLHRISAIRNRKGKIIGLTCRVGRAVFGTIKIIEDLIQSGSSVLLLGRPGVGKTTMLREVARVLADDLKKRVVIVDTSNEIAGDGDIPHPAIGRARRMQVSEPDRQHAVMIEAVENHMPEVIVIDEIGTELEALAARTIAERGVQLVGTAHGNTLENLMQNPTLADLIGGIQAVTLGDEEARRRGTQKTVLERKAPPTFDIIVEIQERDRVAVHGNTSEAVDAILRGIPEATEIRSIDDNGLVTTTSAQPDTDHPERAHRLPSPAAADTPRLYLFGINRSRLEQVAEEMRVSLNITERLSDAGMLVTSKNYFRRRPQRIRDAEAHNLPVYVLKSHTPAQFRQFLGMLSRREPEIAQESGALDQAIMEAEEAVHRVKSGNDKVELSPQGAYIRRLQHLVAERANLKSGSEGREPNRRVNIFKE
- the tmk gene encoding dTMP kinase, which codes for MPLFITFEGGEGSGKSTQAGLLAKRLEAQGVSVLLTCEPGGTELGDRISNLLKWGDGISISPIAELMLFNASRAELVSRVIKPALDAGQVVVSDRFADSSLVYQGYGRGLPLASVRAASSIAAQGLIPDITFLLDVPTEHGFARKGSAKTDRIEQEHADFHRRVRDGYLAAARAEPDRWVIVNGTLPEATVTEHIWQAVQARLSQRTG
- a CDS encoding DNA polymerase ligase N-terminal domain-containing protein — encoded protein: MKNQDKLSEYKAKRDFQKTAEPPPETAAPSEKPVFVVQKHAASRLHYDLRLEIDGVLKSWAVPKGPSMDPEVKHLAVPTEDHPMAYGGFEGTIPQGEYGAGTVMVWDTGTYRNIKAEKPRPESMAESFDEGRIEVFLEGKKLAGRFALIKTARGWLFFKMKDEYARAGDITAEAPDSAISGRNLEQITAGR